Proteins found in one Zea mays cultivar B73 chromosome 1, Zm-B73-REFERENCE-NAM-5.0, whole genome shotgun sequence genomic segment:
- the LOC100276272 gene encoding uncharacterized protein LOC100276272 → MASDQQALPVPVPVPVPPNPNPTAPADLTPPSASAARKLPIKRRSPRPSSSPPSSSSPASSDPLRAPGGGGGSDQQQPPFKFQRIWSESDELRFLQGLLGCGTQGLVFPRDLNVFYDRFSESMPQPYTRAQLSEKLRRLKNKFRSMSARVAGGIDPARLAPHDRDVLHLCSRLWDPANAATSPFAASAGTSGNKRRRSNPRGTPPDASGDSNSHDYNGISSSAPGLFPDGSNGEDTFYLEQESGQLGNHEGAALVADSKFDVVVQEQPEAVVTLPNGNNGIGSEMSAECKTVVPCSNEHRMANAVLDVFEECLREAKSNGIINGGNVESELSKRWRAQRMDELDVLSRRLRLLVEYAAAAGH, encoded by the coding sequence atggcctcgGACCAACAGGCCCTCCCGGTCCCGGTCCCGGTCCCCGTCCCGCCCAACCCTAACCCGACCGCACCAGCCGACCTGACCCCGCCCTCGGCGTCCGCCGCGCGCAAGCTCCCCATCAAGCGGCGCTCCCCGCGGCCGtcgtcctcgcccccgtcctctTCTTCCCCGGCCTCCTCCGACCCGCTCCgcgcgcccggcggcggcggcggatccGACCAGCAGCAGCCGCCCTTCAAGTTCCAGCGCATCTGGTCCGAGTCCGACGAGCTCCGCTTCCTGCAGGGCCTCCTCGGCTGCGGCACGCAGGGCCTCGTCTTCCCGCGCGACCTCAACGTCTTCTACGACCGCTTCTCCGAGTCCATGCCCCAGCCCTACACCCGCGCCCAGCTCTCGGAGAAGCTCCGCCGCCTCAAGAACAAGTTCCGCAGCATGTCCGCGCGCGTCGCGGGAGGCATAGACCCGGCCCGCCTCGCGCCGCACGACCGCGACGTGCTCCACCTCTGCTCCAGGCTGTGGGACCCCGCCAACGCCGCCACCTCGCCCTTCGCGGCCAGCGCCGGAACGTCGGGGAACAAGCGCCGCCGCTCCAACCCGCGTGGCACGCCCCCAGACGCGTCTGGGGATAGCAACTCCCATGACTACAATGGGATTAGCTCCTCTGCTCCCGGTTTGTTTCCGGATGGTTCCAACGGCGAGGATACGTTTTACCTTGAGCAAGAAAGCGGGCAGCTGGGCAATCATGAAGGCGCTGCTCTTGTAGCAGATAGCAAATTCGATGTTGTGGTGCAGGAGCAGCCTGAGGCCGTGGTTACTCTCCCGAATGGGAACAACGGAATTGGCAGTGAGATGAGTGCGGAGTGTAAAACGGTGGTGCCGTGCAGCAACGAGCACCGAATGGCAAATGCTGTCCTAGATGTGTTTGAGGAATGCCTGAGGGAGGCAAAGAGTAACGGGATTATCAATGGTGGCAATGTGGAGAGCGAGCTCTCCAAGCGGTGGAGAGCACAGAGGATGGATGAGCTTGATGTCTTGAGCCGGAGGCTGAGGTTGCTCGTCGAGTATGCTGCAGCGGCTGGGCATTGA
- the LOC100216831 gene encoding uncharacterized LOC100216831 codes for MAVSIELTKEYGYVVLVLVAYVFLNLWMGFQVGKARRKYKVFYPTMYAIESENKDAKLFNCVQRGHQNSLEWMPVFFVILLLGGLQHPTIAAGLGGIYIVARFFYFKGYATGVPDNRLKIG; via the exons ATGGCGGTGTCGATCGAGCTCACCAAGGAGTACGGCTACGTCGTGCTGGTGCTGGTGGCCTATGTCTTCCTCAACCTTTGGATGGGCTTCCAGGTCGGCAAGGCCCGCAGAAA GTACAAGGTGTTCTACCCCACCATGTACGCCATCGAGTCGGAGAACAAGGACGCCAAGCTCTTCAACTGCGTGCAG AGGGGGCACCAGAACTCTCTAGAGTGGATGCCCGTTTTCTTCGTCATACTGCTGCTGGGCGGTCTGCAGCACCCGACCATCGCCGCCGGTCTGGGCGGCATCTACATCGTCGCGAGGTTCTTCTACTTCAAGGGATACGCCACCGGCGTTCCGGACAACCGTCTCAAGATTGGGTAA
- the LOC100283589 gene encoding mRNA (The RefSeq protein has 3 substitutions compared to this genomic sequence) — MNKRPXDDHSFASAPKRQYGXGGGYGPQQGYSEERSSARRVADHYSARSNQTLEERENSPIIHLKKLNNWIKSVLVQLYARPGDCVLDLACGKGGDLIKWDKAKVGYYVGVDIAEGSIKDCMTRYNGDTDQQRRKRFSFPARLICTDCYEARLDEYLYEDAPFDICSCQFALHYSWSTEARARQALANVSALLRPGGIFIGTMPDANVIIKRLRESEGLEFGNSVYCISFGNEYAEKKFPASRPFGIKYKFHLEDAVDCPEWVVPFHLFKLLAEEYDLELVLMKNFHEFVHEYLQKPEFAELMRRLGALGDGRQDQSTLSQDEWEVSYLYLAFVLRKRGQPPTQRRASNANRGKMFLTEGDIEVLGV; from the exons ATGAATAAGCGGCCCCGCGACGACCACTCCTTCGCCTCCGCGCCCAAGCGCCAGTATGGCGCAG GCGGAGGGTATGGCCCGCAGCAGGGTTACTCGGAAGAGCGGAGCAGCGCGCGGCGGGTGGCCGACCACTACAGCGCGCGGTCCAACCAGACACTCGAGGAACGCGAGAACAGCCCCATCATCCACCTCAAGAAGCTCAACAACTGG ATCAAGAGTGTTTTGGTCCAGTTGTATGCACGCCCGGGTGACTGCGTTCTTGATCTTGCTTGCGGGAAG GGAGGTGATTTGATAAAGTGGGATAAAGCCAAGGTTGGCTACTATGTAGGGGTTGATATTGCTGAAGGCTCG ATAAAAGATTGCATGACTCGCTACAATGGTGACACAGATCAACAAAGAAGGAAAAGGTTCAGTTTCCCTGCACGGCTTATTTGTACTGATTGCTATGAG GCTCGTTTGGATGAATATTTATATGAGGATGCTCCGTTTGATATATGTAGCTGTCAG TTTGCTTTACACTATTCATGGTCAACTGAAGCACGCGCTAGACAAGCCTTGGCAAATGTGTCTGCATTACTTCGTCCTGGAGGCATTTTTATTGGGACAATGCCTGATGCCAATGTCATTATCAAAAGGCTTCGAGAAT CTGAAGGGTTGGAATTTGGGAACAGTGTTTACTGGATTAGCTTTGGCAATGAGTACGCTGAAAAG AAATTCCCTGCATCCAGACCGTTTGGTATCAAGTACAAGTTTCACTTAGAG GATGCTGTTGATTGCCCAGAATGGGTTGTTCCATTCCATCTCTTCAAATTATTGGCAGAGGAG TATGATCTCGAGCTGGTTCTGATGAAGAACTTCCATGAATTTGTACACGAGTACTTGCAAAAACCAGAGTTCGCCGAGCTGATGCGGAGGCTGGGTGCCCTCGGTGATGGAAGGCAGGACCAAA GTACACTGTCACAAGATGAGTGGGAGGTTTCCTATCTCTATCTCGCGTTTGTCCTGCGGAAG CGAGGCCAACCGCCTACCCAACGAAGAGCCAGCAACGCAAACAGAGGGAAAATGTTTCTCACCGAGGGTGACATCGAGGTTCTCGGTGTATAA